In Lepus europaeus isolate LE1 chromosome 9, mLepTim1.pri, whole genome shotgun sequence, the following are encoded in one genomic region:
- the LOC133766192 gene encoding vomeronasal type-1 receptor 90-like, with protein MEEGEMPLVIASPGANSSIHTLGEESRNRADKLVRKLHRVFQVTRVKNIITIKTSSTISIETIMRQNYFCVWYIRSIFIHTGISSIQATLLSRVQRYCSIRPKMNKNNKLSSVINIRYIFFSEVSVGMSANAFLLLFYLFQFFYKHRPKSTDLPIGLLAPVHLTMLLIMGFMATDMFVSRGFWDDITCQSFIYIYRLMRILSLCTTCLLSISQAITLSPRSSCLAKFKLYLAPHQQLCSLLSLWVFSMFFSAHYSYSAVHFSNVSSGSLLFLSESCTIVPMGYYVWQLFSILGIFRDASLLGLMALSSGYMVILLCRHKRRSQHLHSTSLSPRASPEQRATRTILLLMSVFVFMYLLECTVSSSRVMWNNDPVFRCVQMMVANGFATISPLLLISTEKRIIDFFKSIQGKKTRIKLFSVG; from the exons ATGGAAGAAGGTGAAATGCCACTTGTGATTGCATCACCTGGTGCCAATTCCTCCATCCACACCCTGGGGGAGGAGA GCAGGAACAGAGCTGACAAATTAGTGAGAAAACTGCATAGGGTTTTCCAAGTCACACGTGTGAAGAACATCATAACAATAAAAACATCATCAACCATTTCTATCGAGACCATCATGCGCCAGAACTACTTCTGTGTTTGGTACATACGCTCTATCTTTATTCACACAGGAATCTCTAGCATCCAGGCAACATTACTGTCCAGAGTTCAGAG ATACTGCTCTATTCGTCCtaagatgaataaaaataacaaactttCCAGTGTTATAAATATCAGATACATCTTCTTCTCTGAAGTCAGTGTTGGGATGTCAGCAAATgctttcctccttcttttctacCTCTTTCAGTTCTTTTACAAGCACAGACCCAAGTCCACAGACCTGCCCATTGGTCTCTTGGCCCCAGTTCACCTAACGATGCTGCTAATCATGGGGTTCATGGCTACAGACATGTTTGTGTCTCGAGGTTTCTGGGATGACATCACATGTCaatcatttatttacatataccGGTTGATGCGAATCCTCTCCCTGTGCACCACCTGCCTGCTCAGTATCAGCCAGGCCATCACCCTCAGCCCCAGGAGCTCCTGTTTGGCAAAGTTCAAACTATACCTAGCCCCACATCAGCAGCTGTGCTCCCTCCTATCCCTATGGGTCTTCTCTATGTTCTTTAGTGCTCACTACTCCTACTCTGCTGTTCATTTCTCCAATGTGAGCTCAGGCAGTCTTCTATTTCTCAGTGAATCCTGCACTATTGTGCCCATGGGTTACTATGTCTGGCAGTTATTTTCCATCCTGGGCATCTTCCGAGATGCCTCCCTCTTAGGGCTCATGGCCCTCTCAAGTGGGTACATGGTGATCCTCCTGTGCAGGCACAAGAGGCGGTCCCAGCAccttcacagcaccagcctctctccaAGAGCCTCCCCAGAACAAAGGGCCACCCGCACCATTCTACTGCTCATGAGCGTGTTTGTGTTCATGTACTTGTTGGAATGCACTGTCTCCTCCTCAAGAGTGATGTGGAACAATGACCCGGTGTTTCGCTGTGTCCAGATGATGGTGGCCAACGGCTTTGCCACAATCAGTCCTTTGCTGCTAATCAGCACTGAAAAACGTATAATAGacttttttaaatccatacaggGGAAGAAAACAAGGATTAAATTATTCAGCgttggataa